GAGTTCGTTTCTTTATGTATCACGTTCGAGTTTGTAGCttgttggcacattgtggcatcatatgagacttttggtagtgtttgaggtggcttattgcctgagcagcttgtactgggtgagatgagattattggacctagaatcAGTGCGATcaaatttgtatgaagcatattaAAGAGTAAATATCGATATTCAGTctagaatgaggtaatggttcttgtcggGAGGAGAGACTACATGAATTGTGATTCAGCAGGTGATTATGTTTTTCTGCACATCTCTTCTGTCGTGGCAGTATTGCGAGAGTTGAAACGGGACTTATATGCTTCATGAGGTGTGTTGAGGGCATCAGATTCGTAGATTTTTTACTATTGTCTTCAGAGAATGATATTATGGTCACGTGAATTATGTGGTGCATGGTGTGAATTCGGCAAGGGTGTGCAATCATGTTTTGGTACAGTGTGTAGTGActgatacggtgttcgtatgttgAAGCGGGCCTGGTGGAAAATTTTggatgttggaatttggttctAACGCTAATTTTACTAAGCAAAAGAGGAATGCTCGAgcaaatgtgctcaactgagttgtgttAGTACGAGTAGGTGCACTAGGTGTTAAACCATGATTTTAAACAACTCCAAAGCAGtccttagcacgttcgaggacgaacatatgtttaaatgggagagaatgtaacgacccgaccattcattttgagctctagcgcgttgttaagcagtttgaggtcatgaacagcttcacttaaggtattatgacttgtacgcgtagtCGGAATTGAAATTTAgggagttcggagttgatttggaaagagaattctcatttcggaagcttaaaGTTGGAAGAATCTAAATAAGGGTTGATTTTGAGTAACGACCTCGGaattaggatttgaaggttccaacaggtttcggaattctcatttatgaaggttccacaataggtgctgaaATGCTCCCCGCACTGCAatccggattgggttttggatgagcGGGGAGCATttcagcacctattgtggaagttagcatttttggaagaatttcataaatttgggttgcagtgcatttcaatgttatcaattCCCGTCTGGGATTCCGAGCCtgggaatagcttcgtatggtgattctggtatcgGGAGCGCGCCCGAAAGTGGATTTGaaggttcgtaggtcattttggggtcatttggaaaaagttagaaatttgaaggtttttgagaaatttGTCCGGAAGTGGacattttgatattggggtcggatttcaattccagaagttggagtaggtctgtaatgtcgagTGTGACTTGTgtccaaaatttgaggtcaatcggacgcgatttgataggtttcggcatcgaatgtagaagtttgaagttctaaagttcattaagcttgaattggggtgcgattcataattttgatgttgtttgatgtgattctaGGCCTCGAGCAAATTTGTGTCATATTTTGGGAtaggttggtgtgattggatgggatcccgggggcctcgggtgtgtttcggaggtGTTTGGGGTATGTCGCactcttatttgatgtttcagCGCCGTTTCTTGGGGCATAAAGGGAACTATATTTTAAAAAACAACCTTTGATTTGTAATTAGTTTGAACCATTAGATTCGTATCGTAATTATGGAGCCAAAGCAATAAGAGTCATCGAATTTCGATCTCGTATGAGAAAGTTATGCCTATTTTCGTGTCGGACAAAAATGCTGGTTTCTGGTGTGAAGATTtattcttcgcaaacgcgagagaGGTTCTACGAACATGAAGAAGGATTTCTATGTTGAGCGTTCAATGCGAAAAatttctcttcgcgaacgcgaaggtctcccTCGAAGGCGATGAAGAAAAATCGCCTGGACAGTGTTTTCAACCAAGAATTTTAATCTTTTGGAGTgttgggcatcggtttgagttGTTGGAAAGGCTTGGGAGCCGGCCACGgagcttcggagcgaggtaagtcttctttctaaccttgtaagagggagtTAACCctataggtgaactaaattaatatgtgcttctatttgtgggggctacgtacgcacgatgtgacgagaatatgtacgtagctactagttatacctatgtccgggtagttctaGGCTTACACCATGATTTGCTGATACCGTTATTTGATCTTGTTATTTACTTGCCTTGAAAGGAACTTAGATCGAGTATGCTTATTAAATGCcttgaaaagagttgaaattgaggatTTCGGGACTTGAAAGTTTTTATTTggatttatgtaccacactctcatgggagcgggtcgttcgcctcgacagtttaatagatgtatctatggttcgtatcgttcgatcctcggcaatgcacaatttatatttatgttggatcgagcCATACACCTCGGCATTTCCTATAAAATATCCTTATGGAATCGTGTGTAGTATATGGCAAGCCAGTGTATTTGTGGGTTTTCCCTGATTTGAACTATGACAACATTTTTGATGGAATCCACTATATCTATATATCTGCTCCGGTTAAGGAGGGAATTTtgctagttgagagcttgagTTAATTGTAAAGGAGGGAATTGTACCGCGTATTTTATACTTATTTACTTCATTTATTTACTCTGCCTCACATTTATTTACTTCTTTATTGTATCTGATATTATTGGAacactagtaagtgtcggagtcgacctctcgtcactacttcttcgaggttagaccggatacttactaggtacgcgttatttttgtactcatactatacttgctgtacattttgttgtacaaGCACATGTATGCTCAGTGGCCTTTTGGGCGGAGCAGCGTGGTTGATGcggggacttaggtgagttgcattccACGTTACGATCCGCAGCCaaagagtctccttcagagtgcTTGTGTTATCTTTCCTGCCAAATTTGTATTTCGGACAGATGctgtattttattctattttatttcctaataaatgctcatgcacttgtgacaccgagttctgggatgattatgggatattcagtattaaaattggaaaatattatttATTCTGTAAAGTTCATCTTTTACTCGTTAAACTGAAGgaaatttatgatttcaaaaatattaaaatgagaatttaattaactatttagtgttggcttgcctgacaatcgTATCACGACCTTTAACGGAttatgggtcgtgacaatttccgTTGTCAGAAATATTTTCTTTGACTTTTGCGATCAATTTACTTATTTTCCAACTGATTTCGGTCGATATTCTGTGGACGGATTTTGCCAGTTTTCGAATAGTGTTGTATAAATTCAATTGAACTTATTGCTTTTGACTCGAAGCATGTGTATATATATGCATACTTAAAACCCATTAACTTTAAATCACAAATTTAGTACTACTGACATGAAATAAAAAGTATTGATCCGACCTTGCATGGAGAAGAACTAAAGAGCCAGTGAGAAAGCCAAATTAAATGATTCAAGCTTGGAATAATGGAAACCACAAAAAGGGCATGTGTACTTATCCAAATGTTGTTAAGTTAGGAGCCAATGGCAAATGAGAATTGTCCCTTTGTTTCTACTTGTGTGAGCCATTATCCCCTCTCTCCCAATTAGCACCAAGTTGCATTGTTGGATTAAGATACCTCCCCTTCCTGGCATGCAATAACATGTGCAGATGTACCGTATAAGTTATGAATTAAAATGAATTTAATAGTTTTGGCTCAAATCttatattaaaaaatttattaaatatagaCATTAAATTTCGAGCAGTAACTCAAATGATTAATGAATTTAATAGTAGTCCGAACTCATAAAATTTAAATCTTGCATACGCACAACCTTAGTCCTAACAAAGTGCCTCTCTCCAAGAGGGCCTGCCTCCAAATTTACAAGAACAGTCATGTCCAATAGAGATTCTAAGAGAGAGAGAAAGACACGATTTTGCAAATAGTTGATACAATTTTAATGACATGGTCAGTTAGAGTAGTCACAAAGAGCCCCCACACATGATCTTCCAAGAAGATACACACATCATAAATGGCTTGTCTCTACGTTTGCCATGTGCAATTTTGTGGTATGCTTAGAGTATTAGGTCCTCTTATGGTCCCATTAGCTACTAGTCTTTTTTCCTTATTCCTTTTTCATTGGTGGATGAGAGGGAGATGTTGAATTTGAACCTTATATTGCAATATATGTGGAGTGAAATGTGTGGTGCCTTTCAGGGTCAAATGATAAATGCAAATACATGTGACTCATAAGACAAATCGTTTTCGGTTTATACTAGTCTCTTGGATTTTTCCAACTTTCAGGTCACGCAATACATCGTAGAAATTACTAGAAAATACTGATGGATGAAAAGCGCAACTTTAAAGAGAATTTCTTCATAGTGAGTTTCTCTTTTCGGTGTAGCTCTTGATCCTAACCAATTATGCTCTTATTTTTAGTATGACTCGATATCACTGGTAGTCTGGTACAAATAATCCATAATTTGCGCTGCATAAAGCTCATTAAAGAGAAATTATTTCCTATTAAAGATTATTTATTTTTACAGTTCGAATTCGTAATTTCTAAGAGAGTAAAGGAACCTTATCCGTTTCACCATGCACATCAATGGTAATTATTACACTTACTCTTCTGGACCTCCGGATCTTTTCTAGTAGTAACAATCATGAGAAAGTAGGGgaggaccttttcttttttcttttatccttcgATTATGAGGAAAAAGGGAAGCTTAGGTTTGAGGAAAAAGAATTTGATTGGTCATCATGGAACTATGGTAGAGAGAGTCACACATCCATGTCCCACAATTACAAGGGAAAACAGAGAAAAAAACCAAAGGAAAAACACAGAACATGAAAAGCTAGAAGCAAATTGCTTTTTTTCAAGCTTTAAGTTTGAAAGCTCACTATAGAGTTTCTACCTGTCACATTCGAAGTGTAGCTCTCACCAAGcccttcctttttctttcccttATCCAAAGCCTTCCCTTTCACCCCCTCCCCTCCCCTCCCACCCCCACCCCTACCCCCATCcccaagaaaaaaaaaacaacaaagagaAAATGGTTTTTGGTTAGCACCTCAATTAATTATATATTCACAAGAATATAATTAGTCATGTCTGATAAATTGCAAAATCGCTATAAGCAAATTAATAATTAGAAGGAAAGACATCGGACATCCTAAGAAACAGCATTTagagaaaaagaaagatacaCGAATTACAAGACTTAATTCAAAAGCAATACTATAATATCTTTCTATTTATTTCACAAAAAAGAAAGCCAACTTTCTGGAGTTTTTCTAGACTTGATGAAACGTCAATAGTTTAGATGTAAGATATGAGTATCAGGTAGTTATCTGCTCTTCTCAATGTTCCAGGCAAAGAGAGAAGCTTTGTCTATGAAATAGTTTCCCTTACAAGTTATAGTCGACCAGATACgttaacaagaaaaaaaaattatttaaaataaacaaAAGCAAAACCAAAAAATAATTCTAAGAAAAAGCCCAAAagtagaaaatacaaaaaaagaagTTTCCTATTCTTCAACCACATCATCAGATCCTGAGTAATCTCTTCTAGTTCAACATTGTCCAGATATGGCATCTTTGTCTCTTCAGTGTCCAAGATCCTCTAGTAACCACAAAACGTTTTGTACTGACTAAGTCTAGTTGAGAAGTCATTGCCATCTTTCTTCCTCCCACCGTAAAACCTAGCTAAAATTACCTAGTATTACATCTGTAAATCTTCCATGTACTGTATTCACTCGTCGAGGACTCCTTATTGGAGCTCCCTTGATTTCTATCTATTACATACAAAGTCGCCCAGCCAGTTGTGTCAAAACTAAGCATTCAGGCACTCGAACATAACAATGTATTTAGCCGATGAACAAAGGACCACAGGAGCCTACATTTATGCATATCAAGACCTGCTAAAATGAAGTGAATTACATGTTCCACTTCTCAATGGCCAAGAGAAACAGGGCCACGAGGAGCATTTACAACAAATAACAATAAACTATCAGTAGTAATTGTGGAGCCATACTTAGTTACTCAAAGAATGGAGTGCATTAATTAGCCTAACAGTCCTTACTTCACACACTAGAAAATGCAATAACACAATGTCAATGACACTGAAGACCTCACACCAGAACGTATAGCCATCGAGCAGCAGTGACAACCTTCTCTAAAGATTACATGAATAAACCACAAGGTCTGATTCAGAGTAAGAAACGAAAATGAAGAGAAACAGAAATACCTCATGACCTGGTGAAGCTACTGAAACCTACACTCGAGTCGAATGGGACAAATAACTAATCAAATTTTTTTAAGAATATTGAAGATCCTGGATGTTAAAGATGTGTCAGTCTATGGACAGTTTAATAAATAGGGTTGGGAGAGCAATGCACGAATTAGCAACTCAATCAGAATGTACTGCTGCTTTCACTGGCAGAAATAGAGGGGGCTTCAGTTTTTACAAGATGAGAACCCCTGCTGTTGATGTCAAGACCCTGAAAACGCCTGAGAGGATCTTGTTGCATTGCGTCTGTGAGAGCCTGTGCATGGCCAGCAAGTAGAGTGTGACGGGGATTAGACATGCTGCCCTGGAGGGTGTGAAACTGCGGCATCAGTGTGTTCGGTGGTTCGCTTGGCCCTGGCTGTGGCTGATGAGGAAAGAATGCTGGTCGGTTATATGAAATTTGCTGCATTCCCGAATTGTATGCATCTGAGGAGGCTGATATCTGCCCTGTAGCTATTTTAAGTCTTTCAACTTCCTGTTTCAGTGCTTCGTTCCGAGCTGTATTTTTGAAACAGCATGAGAAAGATTTCCATAGCATCAGTAATTGCTCTCATCACAGATGAAATTTTGTTTATGTGTAGAGGGATAAGGTGAGTCTTCGTGTTGATTAAGAAAGTAATATTAGGTTTTGTTTATGCAGTCTATCCTCCAGCCAAGAGGTACAAATAGCTGAGAATTTCGAGATGGAAGTGATAATGACTAAGAAATCAAAAAGAATATTGCAACAATGAAGCGGAAGGAAATAGATGGGGAACATACCATCTCGTAATTGAGCTTGTTGTTCCATAGCTTGCAAACGGAGCTTAAGCTCGGTATTCTCATTAGTAAGGCCGGTTGTATCCCTCTGCAGAAGGAAACAATAGCCATGATATTCAGATGATTGCAAGGAGAAATACATGAAATTCTTTTAAAGGAAAGTAATGATGAGATGTACATGGAAGACTCATTTCAAAGGAAAAACTTATTATTTTGGAAAGATATTTAGCTGAAAAAAGgtaccttttttttttcaaatgatggaagttatttttaattttctctaGACATGGTAGACTTTTAGAAAAAGGAATTATGTTTTTGAATTCTGTCATCAAAGATTTTATTCATTTAAACAGATACAGCTTGAGCTCATACAAAATATTATTCTTGTCAATTACCTTTCTCTAAAAAAAATGTTACCCTTGTAAGGTTTGCAGACCAAAAATAACCAAAATTGATGGAATAAGTTGTATGTTTCTGCACATATCTAGTGATTTCAGAACTTGGATGTAAGTTCTTGAAAAAGGAAGAAGTACCTGGAAAAGGGTCAGTTGTGCAGAAAGAGTGGTGGCTTCTGTTTGAAGGGTCTGAACTTTACTCTCAAGTTCAGATATATAACGGGCCTTCCTCTCTTTAGAACGAGCAGCAGACTGCCGATTTGCCAAAATCCTGTGCAACATTCTCAAAAGTCAGACAAATAGCAGATCTGGAATTGAGAAATTCTTCTCTGTTTCTTcccttattaaaaataaaatctttgTAGATTGAAGTAATCCTACAAAGATACTATGCATTTCATCTCAATGGAAAAAGTTCATGTAATTTGATCATAAACTGatatgtatattcatctatatacaGCACTTTGACTTAAAGTTTGCTTTTGGACACAGTGAGATTTATCAGACACATACTCATTGTAGATTGTTGGAGACTCTTTTGTCCAATAGGAGCATGAATTACTCTTGAGAGTATCCGTGCTTCTTAGACAAGATGCAGATTAAGTAACAGTAAAAGTAAGAAGGTCCCCCAACAAAGATACAGCGTTCCAATGGTTGTGTATAGATCACCCAACATAATAACTTCCATGAGTTCATAGATTGCAGGTCATAATGACTGGATACATGCTACTTTTTAACCTTTTTCTTTCCTTGCAATAAGAACTTCGAATTCCCATAGCTTGGTTTCTGATAGTTTTCCAGCATATATTTCATCACTAGATAGTATAATCAGTTCGACATATCCTagacatttttaaaaaaaaatcctaaattatgtTAAGCAGAGATATTTGCTTCACATCTATCCACCGTTATCGGTGAAAATGCTAAAGTTATGATATCATGCAAGTGTTATGcttttatacatatataatgGTAGTAAATCCAAACAAATTAGGCTCTTGAGAAATCAGCTGGCAACCGGCAATCTAATTATTGTAAAGAGCAATTTATCATTCCCCATGTTCCATTAAAGGCATCAAGCGGACTTAACAAGTGAAAGTTCATTCTAGAAAGCTACATCAAAATCATTAGATATCACAAAATTAAACTTTACAACAGGTTAGAGACAAAGTCTGCTCAAAAAAGCAGATATTTTGCAACTTCCTATTGCTATTTCTATCAGCTCAAGACACAAGTGCCAACAATTTATTCTGAAACCAGACATAGTGGATTGTTAAGTATTACTAGAACCATAACTTTGGCTCGCCTATACTTCATTTCAAGCATTATGCTCTTGGATAAACATTGTAGGACTTTAGATCATGTGAAACTAGAGGGACAAGCTAGCTTTTGGAGCAGAATGAAAGGGTAGTGATTGCCAAACTATTTGGACAAGCAATCAAAATGTTATGGAAAAGCATCCCTGCTGATCAAAAGCTTAGCCTGATTTAAGCCAACAATATCATCCGACTAGACTTCTTCGCTCCAAGTTGGCTATCTTAGAAGAAAGAAGTGAATGTTATCGGACATGTCATCACTTCATTTAAATAGGTAGGCTTTGCTTTATCACTCATACTGTAAACAGAAAAAGTCTACTTCAACCAAAAGTTACTAGTGAAATATTAGGCTCCATCGAAGTTTGcaactacaaaaaaaaaagttattcaaACTAGtcgcaaattctttttttttttttttcaaaataaaatgttGATTTTACTGAGCAGTAATATCTAAGGGACTAATGATCATGACTAACAGTTCAAATGAGACTTTGATAGTGTTAGGACACTAATCTGCATTTAATGAAAGCAActtcgtttttttttttggatggtGAGCGATTTGGTATAATTTTGAAATCATCTTAAGGTTTCTTACAGAGGTTAACTTAGATGAGACATGGTCTAGTTTAGATTTATGAAAACTTGACAAAATGCAACAAAAGCAGATTAATTGAAATAAACTTGGATGAACTACATATCTTCTTGCAGCCAACATACAGATCAAAACAAGAAACAAGCATCTCCAAGAATGTACTGAACGGACCTTATCCAATCTAACGGTTAAAGTTCCCAATGAAACCTTGATAAGAGAGAGATAAATCTAGGGCACACAATGGTGAATAATCAACTTCAGACCCCAATTCTGGTACTAAACTCATTTACCTTGTGTCTTAACTGTTTTCCAATGCAACATACAAATGCAGTTCTCTTGGTTTGACACATTGCAGTAAGGTTCGCGATCAATGTCTTAGTATAAGAACTTCTTGGAGCTTTGGAATAAAAACTGTTGTTTGACTCATTTAGGTGCTTTAATGCCCTTCTACTGTTGGTATGCTTAGCATTTGCCTTGTCCTTGCTTCAAAGAAATTTCTGTCTCTCTCTCTGGTTTCTCTGTGTGTGTATAGAgttcaataatatatatatatatatattctcaatatctATAATGAGAAAAAATTATGAAGTTAGTAATCCATTTCCCTCTTCAGCAAAGCAGTCAAAGTAGCAAGCCACCTGgtggaattagtcgaggtgtGCGCAAGCTGCCCAGACTCCACCGTTATTAAAAAAGAGTCTAAAACGAATTGATTAGCCTCACCTCATTCTTCAATAGAAATTACTTCATCTGAAAAGAACTTAACTGACATGACCATGCCTCTACTGTGGAGAAATTTTAAATCCATAAAAAGAAAACAAGTAATTTTCAGGAGAAAATAATTAAGTTACCCGAAAAAAACAGATTTCTGGTGAATTAAAGACACATCATCTTATAgggaaacaacaacaaaaataattcatcttttttttttcagatGACGGTGGTTCCTTGCCAGCTTGTAGGCACCTAGACTTTCCACCATGTAGGTGCTACCTCCCACAAGCATAACACCAGGTAACTCTGACGCCAAGGTTTAGGCAGACGAGAAGAAATCACTTACATTTACTTCAAGATCTTCTATAAATTCTAGATTTGCAAATATTTAAACAAACCTTTCCACTAAATCCATTAAGCATTCAACCAACTCAAAATAATCTAAATCACAATTCAACATGAAAACTGAATTTAAATTGTAAGTAGCTTGACTTAAACTTTAAAAACTAGTAGTACTACCTTTTGGCACGTTTAGGATCAATAGTCCAGAGCTCAGCCAACTTATCAGGAGCCATAGCTTTCTTAGCTTCAATACTCTCACTCAGCAACAAACTCGATGAGCTATCCACTGAATGACTATGCCTGTGACGTGGCttcatcatcatgcttttctctCCGTCACTACTCTCAGCTCCCACTCGACTACTCCCTCCACTACCACCGGCATTTTCGAGACCACCAGCTGCTGCATCGCTTCCGGAGTTAGATCCACCGCCGGAGCCGAGCTTCTCAATGTCCATGTACGTAGAGAAAAAATCATCCTCCGATCCGATCTCCTCGAAACTTCCCGCCGGCGCATCGAATGGGTCGGATTCCAGATCTAAATCCTCCGGCAACCGGAAGTTCACCTCCGAGTGAGCTCGCCGGTGGTGAGACGGACGGAATGCAGCAGCTGAAAATGACGACGGAGGTTGATTCGGTAACTTAACGGAGTTTAGATGTGACGGATCTTGCATTTTTGTGGAGAAAGCTTCAGATAATCGATCAAAtgaagttgaagaagaagatggattTAGTGAACTGCATATGTAAGTTAAGTAGAGTTTTGTTGTTTATTAATGGAAGTTAACTGCTTTCAAACGGTTTTGACTTTTTGACTGGAAAAGGTTTTTCTTCTGTTCTACTCCTTTGTTTGTCTAGTTTGACTCtactatttttgaaaaaagaaataaaaactttaaaatttgtgattgtaaatatatatataattttacgtggctataaaattttaaaaacttatATTCATAAactatataaatattttatttttaaaatatataaaatgagttatttgttttaaaatagaTTAATAAAGAAATTGTGCCAAACAAAATAGAAGGAAGGATGATATCGTGGACTTAGAGAGTGTAATAGATCTTTATACAAATAACCAATctacatatatattttcttaGTGAGTACACATAGATTATATGATAATTATacatgattattattattattattatatatatatatatatatatatatatatatattttacatgAATTATATTTATGATACATTATACATGCAGTGGCTATTTTAAGTTTAAACGTTTGCTAGGCAGCTGTTTAAGTTAACTCTTCGGTAATTAATTTAACTGGATTGGGTGAATGGGCTTTAGTCCATGAAAATGACGTAATTAAGGATAATATTGATTGAGTTCGTAATTGACGCTTGATTTGGACGAGGAGCTTTGGGACCGCTTTGGAGTTGTGCACATGTGTGCATCTTTGGATTATTGTTGATTGATTCATACATGTGAAAATTGGTCCTTTTCttttaggcaaaatacataagttgtcaCCTGATCTATGGCCCAAATCCCCCTTACACACTTTTTGTGGACGATAATAATATTACACACGCAACCTTTCTAAAGTGTATCTAGTACACATCACATTTGACAGATGGCGCGCGCGTATTTTACACGTAAATGAGGCGGGTGAATGTAAAACTTTTGGGTCTTAATCATTACTTAAATGTCATATGTCCAGCCTTTTTTACTTTTACACTTTTTTTGAGTCAAttcttatttttctatttttaactATTTCATCTCCAAATAATTTGGTCCCTTTTCCACACCCTATCACCCCACACGTTTTCCTCTTCCCCTGGCCATCCACTTTGTCTTCTCCATAGATTAAACTCTAAAACACAATAATAATTGTAGAGCTAGATCCAAGTTCTAAATTATTAGTCATCTCCTCCAAGATTTAACCCTTTCAGATCTGCTAATGAAATCAATGACTAGTTTCTctatattttttcataattttattttcagATCTGCTGATTCTTTCTTtgacttcaatttttttttaaatgaatgggTTTGAAAAGGGGGTTTATAGTGTTTGTGGATTTTGCTCTAAAAATTAATGGCGGTAGTGGTACTATTATGACAATGGtgattttaataaaaatcaacTTTTTTGTAGAAGAAGATGGGCATCTTTAGCTCTTATTCATCTTTAAGAGTCAAGCTCCATTGGCAATATTGAGAAAATGGGAAGGTGCTACTAACTATGGCGTTAATGGTGGAAAGATTGTGGAGAAGATGATTAAGTGGGTTGGGGCAGGGGGGAAGGAATTACTAAAAGCTGGAAAGCGggatcttttttatttattttttctttttttaaaga
This sequence is a window from Nicotiana sylvestris chromosome 3, ASM39365v2, whole genome shotgun sequence. Protein-coding genes within it:
- the LOC104220450 gene encoding transcription factor RF2b-like, which translates into the protein MQDPSHLNSVKLPNQPPSSFSAAAFRPSHHRRAHSEVNFRLPEDLDLESDPFDAPAGSFEEIGSEDDFFSTYMDIEKLGSGGGSNSGSDAAAGGLENAGGSGGSSRVGAESSDGEKSMMMKPRHRHSHSVDSSSSLLLSESIEAKKAMAPDKLAELWTIDPKRAKRILANRQSAARSKERKARYISELESKVQTLQTEATTLSAQLTLFQRDTTGLTNENTELKLRLQAMEQQAQLRDARNEALKQEVERLKIATGQISASSDAYNSGMQQISYNRPAFFPHQPQPGPSEPPNTLMPQFHTLQGSMSNPRHTLLAGHAQALTDAMQQDPLRRFQGLDINSRGSHLVKTEAPSISASESSSTF